From the genome of Ctenopharyngodon idella isolate HZGC_01 chromosome 23, HZGC01, whole genome shotgun sequence, one region includes:
- the nog2 gene encoding noggin-2: MGSITRALPLLLLLLCAHGNAAQPYLRLRPSPSEHLPVPDLIEEPDPEYDPREQDLSERTLRKKLGSHFDPNFMSIHLPAQLNASAPPELPRLPMPAELKKLDLTETPYGRRVKVGKKARRKFLQWLWMYTHCPVLYTWKDLGARFWPRYIKEGNCFGERSCSFPEGMSCKPVKSVTKTFLRFYCQGFLRQKYCTWIPVQYPIISECKCSC; the protein is encoded by the coding sequence ATGGGCAGCATCACCCGCGCGCTGCCGCTGCTACTGCTGCTCCTGTGCGCGCACGGCAACGCGGCCCAGCCCTACCTGCGCCTGAGGCCCTCGCCCAGCGAGCATCTGCCCGTCCCGGACCTCATCGAGGAGCCCGACCCGGAGTACGACCCGCGCGAGCAGGACCTCTCGGAGAGGACGCTGCGCAAGAAGCTGGGCAGCCACTTCGACCCCAACTTCATGTCCATCCACCTGCCCGCGCAGCTGAACGCCAGCGCGCCGCCGGAGCTGCCGCGCCTGCCCATGCCCGCCGAGCTCAAGAAGCTGGACCTGACGGAGACGCCGTACGGCCGGCGCGTCAAGGTGGGCAAGAAGGCGCGGCGGAAGTTCCTGCAGTGGCTGTGGATGTACACGCACTGCCCGGTGTTGTACACTTGGAAGGACCTGGGCGCGCGCTTCTGGCCGCGCTACATCAAGGAAGGGAACTGCTTCGGCGAGCGCTCGTGTTCCTTCCCCGAGGGCATGTCCTGCAAGCCGGTCAAGTCGGTGACCAAGACCTTCCTGCGGTTTTACTGCCAGGGCTTCCTGCGGCAGAAGTACTGCACGTGGATCCCGGTGCAGTACCCGATCATCTCCGAGTGCAAGTGCTCCTGCTGA